One Brassica oleracea var. oleracea cultivar TO1000 chromosome C7, BOL, whole genome shotgun sequence genomic window carries:
- the LOC106301898 gene encoding mannan endo-1,4-beta-mannosidase 2, with amino-acid sequence MGNNGPMIPILGFLTCAAFIYLSLGDLWFRFRGGEPELGFVSRNGTQFVLDGKPLYVNGWNSYWFMDHAVNDHSRHRVGAMLEAGSKMGLTVCRTWAFNDGGYNALQISPGRFDERVFKALDHVIAEAKTHGVRLLLSLVNNLQAYGGKTQYVNWAWQEGVGLSSSNDSFFFDPSIRRYFKNYLTVLLTRKNSITGIEYRNDPTIFAWELINEPRCFTDISGDTLQDWINEMTAFIKSIDKKHLLTVGLEGFYGPKSPKRLTVNPERWASELGSDFVRNSESPNIDFASVHIYPDHWFHDQGFEDKVKFVVKWMLSHIEDGDKELKKPVLFTEFGLSNLNKDYEPSQRDRFYRTIFDVVYKSAKRKRSGAGTLVWQFLIQGMEGFNDDFGIVPWEKDSIQRLMTEQSCILARVTGRHLQDEKWREICSHRP; translated from the exons ATGGGGAACAACGGCCCAATGATACCAATTCTGGGCTTCCTTACATGTGCCGCCTTTATCTATCTCTCCTTAGGAGATTTGTGGTTCCGTTTCAGAGGAGGGGAGCCCGAGCTAGGGTTCGTGAGTCGGAACGGCACGCAGTTCGTGTTGGATGGCAAGCCTCTGTATGTGAATGGGTGGAACTCCTACTGGTTCATGGACCACGCCGTCAATGATCATAGCAGGCACCGTGTGGGTGCAATGCTCGAAGCTGGATCCAAAATGGGCCTCACTGTGTGTCGAACCTGGGCTTTCAATGATGGAGGCTACAACGCTCTCCAGATCTCTCCTGGCCGATTCGACGAACGCGTCTTCAAG GCCTTGGATCATGTAATCGCAGAGGCAAAAACACATGGTGTTAGGTTGCTTCTTAGCTTAGTCAATAACCTCCAAGCCTACGGAGGCAAGACTCAGTACGTCAACTGGGCATGGCAAGAAGGTGTTGGCCTCAGCTCCTCCAACGATTCTTTCTTCTTTGACCCATCTATCCGCAGATACTTCAAGAATTATCTCACT GTGCTGCTGACCCGCAAAAACTCGATAACAGGGATAGAGTACAGAAACGACCCTACAATATTTGCGTGGGAGTTGATAAACGAGCCTCGCTGCTTCACTGATATCTCTGGGGATACTCTCCAA GACTGGATTAACGAAATGACAGCATTCATTAAATCGATTGACAAGAAGCATCTTCTTACCGTCGGCTTGGAAGGTTTCTACGGTCCCAAGAGCCCAAAACGGCTGACGGTGAACCCAGAAAGATGGGCCTCTGAGCTTGGGTCAGATTTTGTTAGAAACTCTGAGTCCCCAAACATTGATTTTGCATCGGTTCATATCTACCCTGACCACTG GTTTCACGATCAGGGGTTTGAAGACAAAGTAAAGTTTGTGGTGAAATGGATGCTATCTCACATTGAAGACGGGGACAAGGAACTGAAGAAGCCTGTTCTCTTCACCGAGTTCGGGCTATCGAATCTGAACAAAGACTATGAGCCATCGCAGCGTGATCGGTTCTACAGAACAATCTTTGATGTTGTCTACAAATCAGCCAAGCGCAAGAGGTCAGGGGCAGGAACACTGGTGTGGCAGTTTTTGATACAAGGCATGGAAGGTTTCAACGATGACTTTGGGATTGTCCCCTGGGAGAAAGATTCGATACAGAGACTAATGACTGAGCAATCTTGCATATTGGCTCGGGTCACAGGACGCCATCTTCAGGACGAGAAATGGAGAGAAATATGTTCGCACAGACCATGA